In Haloarcula sp. H-GB4, a single genomic region encodes these proteins:
- the rqcH gene encoding ribosome rescue protein RqcH — MDHKRELTSVDLAALEGELAGYEGAKLDKAYLYPEDDLVRLKLRDFDRGRVEFLIEVGDVKRAHVADQSHVPDAPGRPPDFAMMLRNRLSGADLVRVEQFEFDRIIELEFDREDASTTIVAELFGDGNVAVLDEYGEVIDCLETVRLKSRTVAPGTPYEFPSARFNPMTVDYDGFVARIKESDADLVRTLATQLNFGGLYGEELCTRAGIDYNVAVDDLEESDFERLYELIDEMGTRLREGNVDPRVYYETLDDGDGASGGETDEDPDRRRVDVTPIPLSEYEELYSESFTEFNSALDDYFFNFQREEEVEGGETQRPDFEAEIEKQKRIIQQQEQAIEDFEADAEAEREKAELLYANYDLVDDVLSTVQAAREDDVSWDDIEAKFDEGADRGIAAAEAVVSLDGSEGTVTLDIDGTRVTVDAFTGVEKNADELYKEAKRIEEKKEGALAAIENTREDLEAVKERRDEWEADDGEDETDEDEGEDEPTDWLSMQSIPTRSTERWYEQFRWFHTSDGFLVIGGRDADDNEELVQKYLEGGDKFFHAQAHGGPVTVLKATGPSEPSKEVEFPQSSLDQAAKFAVSYSSVWKDGKFAGDVYMVDPDQVSKTPESGEYLEKGGFAVRGDRTYFEGTPAGVAVGITCDDETRVIGGPPAAIEGQAATSITVEPGQFAQNDIAKRLYREFRSRFADESFVRKVASPDQIQEFLPPGGSRMTED; from the coding sequence ATGGACCACAAGCGGGAACTGACGAGCGTCGACCTTGCCGCGCTTGAGGGCGAACTCGCCGGCTACGAGGGCGCGAAGCTCGACAAGGCGTACCTTTACCCCGAGGACGACCTCGTCAGACTGAAGCTCCGGGACTTCGACCGCGGGCGCGTCGAGTTCCTCATCGAGGTCGGTGATGTCAAGCGCGCCCACGTTGCTGACCAGAGCCACGTCCCCGACGCGCCGGGTCGGCCGCCGGATTTCGCGATGATGCTCCGGAACCGACTGTCGGGCGCTGACCTCGTCCGCGTCGAGCAGTTCGAGTTCGACCGCATCATCGAACTGGAGTTCGACCGCGAGGACGCGTCGACGACTATCGTTGCAGAACTGTTCGGCGACGGCAACGTTGCCGTGTTGGACGAATACGGCGAGGTCATCGACTGTCTGGAGACGGTTCGGCTCAAATCCCGCACCGTTGCACCCGGGACGCCCTACGAGTTCCCGTCGGCGCGGTTCAACCCGATGACCGTCGATTACGACGGCTTCGTCGCCCGTATCAAGGAATCCGACGCCGACCTCGTCCGGACGCTGGCGACGCAACTGAACTTCGGCGGTCTCTACGGTGAGGAGCTGTGTACCCGCGCCGGTATTGACTACAACGTCGCCGTCGACGACCTCGAGGAGTCCGACTTCGAGCGGCTGTACGAACTCATCGACGAAATGGGGACGCGCCTGCGTGAGGGGAACGTCGACCCGCGGGTGTACTACGAGACGCTCGATGACGGTGACGGGGCAAGCGGCGGTGAGACCGACGAGGACCCGGACCGGCGGCGCGTCGACGTGACCCCGATTCCGCTGTCGGAGTACGAGGAACTCTACAGCGAATCCTTCACGGAGTTCAACTCCGCGCTGGACGACTACTTCTTCAATTTCCAGCGGGAGGAGGAAGTCGAGGGCGGCGAAACACAGCGCCCGGACTTCGAGGCCGAGATCGAGAAACAGAAACGAATCATCCAGCAGCAGGAACAGGCTATCGAGGACTTCGAGGCCGACGCCGAGGCCGAGCGGGAGAAGGCCGAACTGCTGTACGCCAACTACGACCTCGTCGACGACGTGCTCTCGACGGTTCAGGCCGCCCGCGAGGACGACGTGTCCTGGGACGACATCGAGGCGAAGTTCGACGAGGGAGCCGACCGCGGCATCGCGGCTGCCGAGGCGGTCGTCTCTCTCGACGGGAGCGAGGGGACGGTGACCCTCGACATTGACGGCACGCGGGTCACAGTGGACGCCTTCACCGGCGTCGAGAAGAACGCCGACGAACTGTACAAAGAGGCCAAACGCATCGAGGAAAAGAAGGAGGGCGCGCTCGCCGCTATCGAGAACACCCGTGAGGACCTCGAAGCGGTCAAAGAGCGGCGGGACGAGTGGGAGGCCGACGACGGCGAAGACGAGACCGACGAGGACGAGGGCGAGGACGAACCGACGGACTGGCTCTCGATGCAGTCCATCCCCACCCGGTCGACTGAACGCTGGTACGAGCAGTTCCGCTGGTTCCACACCTCAGACGGCTTCCTCGTCATCGGCGGTCGGGACGCAGATGACAACGAGGAACTCGTCCAGAAGTATCTGGAGGGCGGTGACAAGTTCTTCCACGCCCAGGCTCACGGTGGCCCGGTCACGGTACTCAAAGCGACCGGCCCCAGCGAGCCGTCCAAGGAGGTGGAGTTCCCGCAGTCGTCACTGGACCAGGCCGCGAAGTTCGCGGTTTCGTATTCCTCGGTCTGGAAAGACGGGAAGTTCGCCGGCGACGTGTACATGGTCGACCCCGATCAGGTGTCGAAGACGCCGGAAAGCGGCGAGTACCTGGAGAAGGGCGGCTTCGCCGTCCGCGGCGACCGGACGTACTTTGAGGGCACGCCGGCCGGCGTCGCCGTCGGCATCACCTGCGACGACGAGACGCGAGTCATCGGCGGCCCACCCGCGGCTATCGAGGGACAGGCCGCGACCAGCATCACCGTCGAACCGGGACAGTTCGCGCAGAACGACATCGCCAAGCGCCTGTACCGGGAGTTCAGGTCCCGCTTCGCCGACGAGTCGTTCGTCCGTAAGGTCGCCAGCCCGGACCAGATACAGGAGTTCTTGCCGCCTGGCGGTAGTCGAATGACTGAGGACTGA
- a CDS encoding NAD(P)/FAD-dependent oxidoreductase, producing the protein MARNLAVVGAGGAGAAATYALHDADVDVTVFEKSRGVCGRAATRRHGDCTYEYGANYLKADDGRVTELVTESLPTEGLVDIEEPVYAFDRTGDIDTGRDADEHKWTYEAGITQVAKRLFNEADADVENGVRVERLERQRDGWRLEDDEGADLGYFDAALLTPPAPQTADLLGQSRWDHDDCRELRQEVATVPYRTVIAGVLHYPFELDVPWYAAVNSDKDHDIGWIGREECKDGHVPDGESLLLVQMNEPWSIANYDEHPDTLIDDIASRTARLLDDDRLADPDWTDHQHWRYSQPEGDVDHDLLSCAAEHDLHFAGDWVAGEGRLHAALRNGLETGEEIADSG; encoded by the coding sequence ATGGCTCGTAACCTCGCAGTCGTCGGTGCCGGTGGTGCCGGTGCAGCGGCAACGTACGCGCTCCACGACGCGGACGTCGACGTAACAGTGTTCGAGAAGAGCCGCGGCGTCTGCGGGCGCGCCGCGACTCGGCGGCATGGTGACTGTACGTACGAGTACGGGGCGAATTATCTCAAGGCCGACGACGGTCGCGTGACGGAACTGGTCACAGAGTCCCTCCCGACCGAGGGACTCGTCGATATCGAGGAACCGGTCTACGCGTTCGACAGGACCGGCGATATCGACACCGGTCGAGATGCTGACGAACACAAATGGACGTACGAGGCGGGCATTACGCAGGTTGCAAAGCGGCTGTTCAACGAGGCCGACGCCGACGTGGAGAACGGCGTACGGGTCGAGCGTCTGGAGCGACAGCGCGACGGCTGGCGGCTTGAGGACGATGAGGGGGCGGATCTTGGATACTTCGATGCTGCGCTGCTGACACCGCCGGCCCCCCAGACGGCTGACCTGCTGGGACAGTCGCGGTGGGACCACGACGACTGCCGGGAGCTTCGGCAGGAGGTCGCCACGGTCCCTTATCGAACGGTCATCGCCGGCGTGTTGCACTACCCCTTCGAACTCGACGTGCCGTGGTACGCCGCGGTCAACAGTGACAAGGACCACGACATTGGCTGGATCGGCCGCGAAGAGTGCAAAGACGGCCACGTCCCCGACGGCGAGTCCCTGCTGCTGGTCCAGATGAACGAGCCGTGGTCGATTGCGAACTACGACGAACACCCCGACACGCTCATCGACGACATCGCATCGCGGACGGCCCGATTGCTGGACGACGACCGGCTAGCCGACCCCGACTGGACCGACCATCAGCACTGGCGCTACTCTCAGCCCGAAGGCGACGTTGACCACGACTTGCTGTCGTGTGCGGCCGAGCACGACCTGCACTTTGCCGGCGACTGGGTGGCCGGCGAGGGGCGACTCCACGCGGCGCTCCGGAACGGGCTGGAGACGGGCGAGGAAATCGCCGACAGCGGGTAA
- a CDS encoding mRNA surveillance protein pelota: MQIQSQETTAEGAERIEVVPETLDDLWHLSYVIEPGDLVSGDTTRRIQRNDDNLRDKGGEREPMWIQIEVTDVEFAKFANRLRVGGEIVDCSREDQLGFHHTLNVEEHTELTVEKHLKPDQADRLEEAVEATENPDVAIATVEEGEAHVHTVAQYGTEERATITSTTGKGEYARPRKELFDELASVLKRQDVDAYILAGPGFTKQDALDHFQDEIPDIAEQITVVDTSAVGDRGVHEVLKRGAVEDVQQQTRIAEEADYIDELMERIGSGSEVAYGPEEVAKAADYGAIETLLVLDERLRLERAGEGDWDIDVDQIIETTEQKGGDVTVFSAEFAPGQQLSNLGGVAALLRYRLD; this comes from the coding sequence ATGCAAATACAGAGTCAGGAGACCACCGCGGAAGGGGCAGAACGCATCGAGGTGGTCCCCGAGACCCTTGACGACCTCTGGCATCTCTCGTATGTCATCGAGCCGGGGGACCTCGTCTCCGGCGACACGACGCGGCGCATCCAGCGCAACGACGATAATCTCCGGGACAAAGGCGGCGAGCGCGAGCCGATGTGGATTCAGATCGAAGTCACCGACGTGGAGTTCGCGAAGTTCGCCAACCGCCTCCGTGTCGGCGGTGAAATCGTCGACTGCTCCCGCGAGGACCAGCTGGGCTTTCACCACACGCTCAACGTCGAGGAACACACCGAACTCACCGTCGAGAAACACCTCAAGCCCGACCAGGCCGACCGGCTTGAAGAGGCCGTCGAGGCGACGGAGAACCCCGACGTGGCGATTGCGACCGTGGAGGAAGGCGAAGCACACGTCCACACAGTCGCCCAGTACGGCACGGAAGAGCGGGCGACCATCACCTCGACGACCGGGAAAGGGGAGTACGCCCGCCCACGAAAGGAACTGTTTGACGAACTGGCGTCGGTCCTCAAACGTCAGGACGTGGACGCCTACATCCTCGCCGGCCCCGGCTTCACCAAGCAGGACGCACTGGATCACTTTCAGGACGAGATTCCCGACATTGCCGAACAGATTACCGTCGTAGACACGTCTGCCGTCGGCGACCGTGGCGTTCACGAAGTACTCAAACGCGGCGCTGTCGAGGACGTCCAGCAGCAGACCCGCATCGCCGAAGAGGCGGACTACATCGACGAACTGATGGAGCGCATCGGCTCAGGATCGGAGGTGGCTTACGGCCCGGAGGAAGTCGCAAAAGCGGCCGACTACGGCGCTATCGAGACGTTGCTCGTGCTCGATGAGCGCCTCCGACTGGAGCGGGCTGGCGAGGGCGACTGGGACATCGATGTTGACCAGATCATCGAAACGACAGAACAAAAAGGCGGTGACGTAACCGTCTTTTCCGCGGAGTTTGCGCCCGGACAGCAACTCTCGAATCTGGGCGGTGTCGCGGCGCTGCTGCGCTACCGACTCGACTGA
- a CDS encoding AIR synthase family protein, with amino-acid sequence MSDLGKIDRELFDSVIYPELGADREDVTLGPTHGIDFGVIDVGGDALVTATDPLSVLPDLGFERAGRFALDVVLADVAVSGIPPTHLSVTFTLPPEMTDDELAAMWHGFAGRAEEVGVSVVTGHTARYSGVDYSWVGGATVLGVGSHGDIVRPDGARPGDKLVVGTGPGAEVTGLFSTLFPAQIGLSPDRIATAQERLADTALVEDAMAATNAGNVTAMHDATEGGITGALIEMADGAGVRFDVDSDAMPVADGVTDLCNALDIDPWHVSSCGTLLAAVDPADANSVVDALRGCGTPAAVVGEVTDGSGLYVDGTRQSHPGADPSWEAFARLQAAGDGNAEQQ; translated from the coding sequence ATGAGTGACCTCGGAAAAATCGACCGCGAACTGTTCGATAGCGTCATCTATCCGGAACTGGGTGCGGACCGAGAGGATGTGACGCTGGGGCCGACCCACGGCATTGACTTCGGCGTCATCGACGTGGGCGGCGACGCCCTCGTTACAGCTACTGACCCGCTGTCAGTTCTCCCCGATCTGGGGTTCGAGCGGGCCGGTCGGTTTGCACTCGATGTAGTACTGGCCGACGTTGCCGTCTCCGGCATCCCACCAACCCATCTTTCCGTGACGTTCACGCTACCGCCGGAGATGACCGATGACGAACTGGCGGCGATGTGGCACGGCTTCGCCGGACGGGCTGAAGAAGTCGGTGTGAGTGTCGTCACCGGCCACACCGCCCGGTATTCGGGCGTTGACTACTCCTGGGTCGGCGGCGCAACGGTGCTTGGCGTCGGGTCCCACGGGGACATCGTCCGGCCGGACGGCGCACGACCGGGCGACAAACTGGTCGTCGGGACCGGCCCCGGTGCGGAGGTCACGGGCCTGTTTTCGACTCTCTTCCCGGCGCAGATCGGGCTGTCGCCCGACCGAATCGCCACCGCACAGGAACGGCTGGCCGACACCGCTCTCGTCGAGGATGCCATGGCCGCGACGAACGCCGGAAACGTGACGGCGATGCACGACGCGACCGAGGGCGGCATCACCGGTGCGCTCATCGAGATGGCTGACGGCGCGGGCGTCCGGTTCGACGTGGACAGCGACGCAATGCCGGTCGCCGACGGCGTCACGGATCTCTGTAACGCGCTCGACATCGATCCCTGGCACGTCAGTAGTTGCGGGACGCTGCTGGCCGCTGTCGACCCTGCGGACGCCAATAGCGTCGTCGACGCGCTTCGGGGCTGTGGGACGCCCGCGGCCGTCGTCGGCGAGGTGACCGACGGTTCAGGACTGTACGTCGATGGCACTCGGCAGTCACACCCTGGAGCAGACCCCTCGTGGGAGGCGTTTGCGCGGTTGCAGGCGGCCGGCGATGGCAACGCTGAACAGCAGTGA